A region of Paracoccus albus DNA encodes the following proteins:
- a CDS encoding relaxase/mobilization nuclease domain-containing protein, translating to MSRGGLASSLIGEIELPVWRGAVRGGSYQPPKPKVSGRAAGLWRVAQGSNAAVLKKIHNGGTHTRKQLGNQLDYLFSKAAAVFGNMADLDPRSRTLDGDQRKAIVEQWSDEWTGDPKNGHTTHLLVSFPFDVSAERARPVVEEWCMEMFQSGLHSDGEEWAYVAALHTDRVNNHVHVVVNNRGVENGDWFFMAKDHAFNLDFMKERLVEIAGSQGMFLDKSSRLDRGVLTYGPSRAEIERAAREGREPVEARRQGRALSDALDHIQRNIETLRSLAVIATLISDEGLAQKIEAAADLLEQGGIINHRNQEIVMDAETIRNRGDLANAFGNWLDESETDISRLPLQEQREMRDELYGIASEIVRDLGDNRGAQLMHHAPRTPVYQAQMDGDRITVQDKHKVIGPDGSKEMTAQIGAAAEKAGLDPSVIQSRMEIGAANAWQEREWIKADILAVADAKKIDLSSEDGRGRAADLVDTFYAAAARTISRAVPIEQEAMNDKLTRTLSAMADVHAQHGKVEFQNDEHAARFGADFRERYGENAMARIATGDTNALAVDFPDAGQRRAIARAVAAAGEAHQSVGMTLAQTRQVKEKMAAQEADEHHVSRRKDLGHEL from the coding sequence ATGAGCCGGGGCGGTCTGGCATCATCTCTGATAGGCGAGATCGAGCTTCCGGTCTGGAGGGGCGCGGTGCGGGGCGGCAGTTACCAGCCGCCGAAGCCAAAGGTTTCCGGAAGGGCTGCTGGCCTGTGGCGCGTTGCCCAGGGCTCGAACGCGGCGGTGCTGAAGAAGATCCACAACGGCGGCACCCATACCAGAAAGCAGCTTGGCAATCAGCTTGATTACCTGTTCTCCAAGGCGGCGGCTGTGTTCGGGAACATGGCCGATCTGGACCCTCGTTCTCGTACGCTGGACGGCGATCAGCGCAAAGCTATCGTCGAGCAGTGGTCGGACGAATGGACCGGCGATCCGAAGAACGGCCATACCACGCATCTGCTGGTGTCCTTTCCCTTTGACGTGAGCGCTGAACGCGCCCGGCCGGTTGTAGAGGAATGGTGCATGGAGATGTTCCAATCCGGGTTGCATTCCGATGGCGAGGAGTGGGCCTATGTTGCGGCCCTGCACACGGACCGGGTCAACAATCATGTCCATGTCGTCGTGAATAACCGTGGGGTGGAGAACGGTGACTGGTTCTTCATGGCGAAGGACCACGCTTTCAACCTCGATTTTATGAAGGAACGCCTAGTGGAAATCGCCGGCAGCCAGGGCATGTTTCTGGACAAGAGTAGCCGCCTGGATCGTGGCGTGCTGACCTATGGACCGTCACGGGCCGAGATCGAGCGAGCCGCGCGAGAAGGTCGTGAGCCTGTTGAGGCCCGCCGGCAGGGCAGGGCGCTCAGCGATGCGCTTGATCATATCCAGCGCAATATCGAAACGCTGCGCAGTCTAGCAGTCATTGCCACCCTTATCAGCGATGAGGGCTTGGCGCAGAAGATCGAAGCCGCGGCCGACCTTCTTGAGCAGGGCGGCATCATCAATCACCGAAATCAGGAGATCGTCATGGACGCAGAAACTATCCGCAATCGCGGTGATCTGGCCAATGCCTTCGGCAATTGGCTGGATGAAAGCGAGACCGACATTTCGCGCCTGCCCTTGCAGGAGCAGCGCGAAATGCGTGATGAATTATACGGCATTGCCTCGGAGATCGTGCGCGATCTGGGCGATAATCGCGGCGCGCAGCTGATGCACCACGCCCCGCGCACGCCGGTCTATCAGGCGCAGATGGACGGTGATCGCATCACCGTTCAGGACAAGCACAAGGTCATCGGGCCGGATGGGTCGAAGGAAATGACAGCACAGATCGGCGCGGCCGCAGAGAAGGCAGGTCTCGATCCGAGCGTGATCCAGTCCCGAATGGAGATCGGCGCCGCGAATGCCTGGCAGGAGCGCGAGTGGATCAAGGCCGATATTCTGGCTGTGGCCGACGCGAAGAAGATCGATCTGTCTTCCGAGGACGGGCGTGGCAGGGCGGCCGATCTGGTCGATACCTTCTATGCGGCTGCTGCACGCACGATTTCCCGCGCGGTGCCGATCGAGCAGGAGGCCATGAACGACAAGCTCACCCGCACCTTGTCTGCAATGGCCGATGTTCACGCCCAGCATGGCAAGGTCGAGTTTCAGAACGACGAGCACGCCGCGCGCTTCGGGGCCGACTTCCGTGAACGCTATGGTGAGAATGCCATGGCGCGGATCGCGACGGGCGACACCAACGCCCTGGCCGTCGATTTCCCTGATGCCGGTCAGCGTCGGGCAATCGCGCGTGCTGTGGCAGCGGCGGGTGAAGCCCATCAGTCGGTCGGCATGACACTCGCACAGACCCGGCAGGTCAAAGAGAAGATGGCCGCGCAGGAGGCTGACGAGCATCACGTTTCGCGCCGCAAGGATCTCGGTCACGAGTTGTAA
- a CDS encoding AbrB/MazE/SpoVT family DNA-binding domain-containing protein produces the protein MQIAKWGNSLAVRLPARMVQELGLKAGDEIEITATDAGHFQVQRRRDPEEILARLREFRGLMPKGYRFDRDEANAR, from the coding sequence ATGCAGATCGCGAAATGGGGTAATTCTCTGGCCGTCCGCCTGCCTGCGCGGATGGTCCAGGAACTCGGGCTTAAGGCGGGCGACGAGATCGAAATCACGGCCACTGATGCCGGGCATTTTCAGGTGCAACGCCGCCGCGACCCCGAAGAAATTCTGGCACGCTTGCGCGAGTTTCGCGGGTTGATGCCCAAGGGCTATCGGTTCGACCGGGACGAGGCGAATGCCAGGTAG
- a CDS encoding PIN domain-containing protein: protein MPGRFFDTNILLYLFSDDRAKADIAEGLLRDGGTVSVQVLNEIANVTQRKFKMSWSQSDEFLLMIREFVTVEPLTYETHDLGIALARKHTLSVYDAMIVAAGLLAGCDTVLSEDMQDGFRVADRITISNPFAALE, encoded by the coding sequence ATGCCAGGTAGGTTCTTTGACACGAACATCCTGCTTTATCTTTTCTCCGACGACCGAGCCAAGGCAGACATTGCCGAAGGGCTATTGCGTGACGGCGGAACGGTCAGCGTGCAGGTGCTGAACGAGATCGCGAATGTCACGCAGCGGAAGTTCAAGATGAGCTGGTCGCAGAGCGATGAATTTCTGCTCATGATCCGTGAATTTGTGACCGTTGAGCCATTGACCTATGAGACCCATGATCTGGGCATAGCCCTGGCGCGGAAACACACGCTGTCTGTCTATGACGCGATGATCGTCGCGGCCGGGTTGCTGGCAGGCTGCGACACCGTGCTTTCCGAGGACATGCAGGACGGGTTCAGGGTGGCTGACAGGATTACGATCAGCAATCCATTCGCCGCATTAGAATGA
- a CDS encoding AAA family ATPase produces MARSDLLINLVKSGASGDKHTLGKIVDAIVAEERAKNHNIVADRIEKAYRLSDSNWNGKAATLMNAHSSESNARARDFIAEVKPRRRFEELILPEVTMTAAQQLVEEQQRASLLRSHSLEPRHSALLVGPPGNGKTSLAEAIAESLAVPFFVVRYETMIGSFLGETASRMKRVFDYARTTPCVLFFDEFDTVGKERGDTHETGEIKRVVTSLLLQIDDLPSYVVILAATNHAELLDRAVWRRFQLRLPLPSPTQKQIASYLTALSDRSELKLGASPQQIAKSLGKVSFSEAEEFFLDLARRQVLAAGEETPAQIAKQQLKIWASRVLGPLTQKQDDNAGTPTT; encoded by the coding sequence ATGGCGCGCAGTGACCTTCTAATCAACTTGGTGAAGTCTGGGGCCAGCGGCGATAAACATACGCTCGGCAAGATCGTGGATGCCATTGTCGCGGAAGAACGGGCGAAGAACCACAACATCGTCGCAGACCGGATCGAAAAAGCCTACCGTTTGAGCGACAGCAACTGGAACGGAAAGGCGGCGACACTGATGAATGCGCACAGCTCCGAGTCAAACGCGAGGGCGCGTGACTTCATTGCGGAAGTGAAGCCGCGACGGCGTTTCGAGGAACTCATACTCCCCGAAGTGACGATGACTGCGGCGCAACAACTCGTGGAAGAGCAACAGCGCGCCAGCTTGCTGCGCTCACACTCGCTCGAACCCCGGCACAGCGCCTTGCTTGTCGGGCCACCCGGCAACGGTAAGACGTCGCTGGCGGAAGCGATCGCGGAGAGTCTCGCGGTGCCGTTCTTTGTCGTGCGCTACGAGACGATGATCGGCAGTTTCCTGGGCGAGACGGCCAGCCGGATGAAGCGCGTCTTCGACTATGCCCGCACCACGCCCTGCGTTCTGTTCTTCGATGAATTCGATACGGTCGGCAAGGAGCGCGGCGACACGCACGAGACCGGTGAAATCAAACGCGTCGTCACTTCGTTGCTCCTGCAGATCGATGACCTGCCGAGCTATGTCGTGATCCTCGCAGCCACGAACCATGCCGAACTCCTCGACCGCGCGGTATGGCGTCGCTTTCAGCTGCGGCTTCCGCTGCCGTCGCCAACACAAAAGCAGATCGCCTCCTACCTCACCGCGCTTAGCGATCGCTCGGAACTCAAACTCGGCGCATCGCCGCAGCAAATTGCCAAGAGCCTTGGCAAGGTGAGTTTCAGCGAAGCGGAAGAGTTCTTCCTCGATCTGGCCCGCCGGCAGGTCCTGGCCGCCGGAGAAGAAACACCGGCACAGATCGCGAAGCAGCAATTGAAGATTTGGGCGTCCCGCGTCCTTGGACCCTTGACGCAAAAGCAGGACGATAATGCCGGAACGCCCACTACTTAA
- a CDS encoding S8 family peptidase: MPERPLLKLPEPTPFDPRPGPRGGGNLAKPQRDRQGARIGPRFERLMRVAGNPQDLIALQDDPASIAPERAIVFELAGQLKDFYTQAQELGLEYLGDYEEDIEPDEDFHDRDKPEKTIAGRIYLAMPDVRALQELLGLWRRYQHGEKMPTGKSQWRELFSLLVDVRPWAPQDRVLPEMIEYWRESLHYNPDAPVRFEIELWFHENGEQRNRAFARVEDEVHRMGGEIVHHATLPEIRYDAALVDIPPDQAQRLIEHPDIELARVDEIMFLRPQSVARFEQDAEPEGEDGAEDAAAALPAGNPIAALLDGLPIQNHIRLAGRIIVDDPDDLDANYPVNRRVHGTEMASLIVHGDLTAGEAPLENPLLVLPVMQPDGGNSEQTPPDRLLVDVIHRAVRRIKAGDGDEAATAPDVVLINLSLGDRWRPFARVMSPLGRLLDFLAHRYRVLFLVSAGNVLDRLVIPDYRTSREFEDADPEEREKAILAALNANKSQRTLYSPSESVNAVTIGAAHKSAIANGGLPANLIDPFTDERLPNIVSAMGLGYRKGVKPDLLFAGGRMPVRVVATGDSVTIAPADRPARLFGARAAAPDRVGGTRHEDFTCGTSVATALATRAAHRIYNVLMNGAEGSNHDDLPLNYRALALKALLAHGAEWGPKGAMLDDFFQPHGQGSHFARRDDIARLLGFGVPDIERVLDCTENRATLLGIGSVAADSALLYRIPIPGGLDGQRAFRALTATLAWFTPINARHQGYRRAALDISPGTDEKYWITDQRESYQPTDKAIVRGTLLHERRTGERAAVFVDNGELLLRISCRAVAGELNEEIPYALAISFEVGIEAGIPVYEDIRARIAPQVGIGVGG, encoded by the coding sequence ATGCCGGAACGCCCACTACTTAAACTGCCCGAACCGACGCCTTTCGATCCCAGGCCCGGCCCGCGCGGCGGTGGCAATCTTGCCAAACCGCAACGCGACAGGCAGGGCGCGCGCATCGGGCCGCGTTTCGAGCGGCTCATGCGGGTAGCGGGCAATCCGCAGGACCTGATAGCCCTACAGGACGACCCTGCGTCAATCGCGCCAGAGCGCGCAATCGTGTTCGAACTCGCGGGCCAGCTCAAAGATTTCTATACACAGGCTCAGGAACTGGGGCTCGAATATCTCGGCGACTATGAAGAGGATATCGAGCCCGACGAAGACTTCCACGACCGAGACAAGCCCGAGAAGACGATCGCAGGCCGCATCTATCTCGCTATGCCGGACGTGCGCGCCTTGCAGGAACTGCTCGGACTCTGGCGGCGCTACCAGCACGGCGAGAAAATGCCTACCGGCAAGTCCCAGTGGCGCGAACTCTTCTCTCTGCTGGTCGATGTGAGACCGTGGGCACCGCAGGACCGAGTGCTGCCGGAAATGATCGAGTATTGGCGCGAGTCCCTGCACTACAATCCCGATGCGCCGGTCCGCTTCGAGATCGAACTGTGGTTTCACGAGAATGGCGAACAGCGCAATCGCGCCTTTGCGCGGGTTGAAGACGAGGTTCACCGGATGGGTGGCGAGATCGTCCATCATGCCACTTTGCCGGAAATCCGCTATGACGCGGCGCTCGTCGATATTCCGCCGGATCAGGCACAAAGGCTGATCGAGCACCCGGATATCGAACTCGCCCGCGTGGACGAGATCATGTTCCTGCGCCCGCAATCCGTAGCGCGCTTCGAACAGGATGCAGAGCCTGAAGGCGAAGATGGTGCCGAAGACGCCGCTGCGGCGCTGCCTGCGGGCAACCCGATTGCCGCCCTGCTCGACGGGCTGCCTATCCAGAATCACATCAGGCTCGCGGGACGCATCATTGTCGATGACCCCGACGACCTCGACGCCAACTACCCGGTCAACCGGCGGGTTCACGGCACCGAGATGGCGTCGCTGATCGTTCACGGCGATCTCACTGCCGGAGAAGCGCCGCTGGAAAATCCGCTGCTCGTGCTGCCGGTCATGCAGCCTGACGGCGGGAACTCGGAACAGACCCCGCCCGACCGGCTTCTGGTCGATGTGATTCACCGCGCCGTTAGACGGATCAAGGCAGGCGACGGCGACGAAGCGGCTACCGCGCCGGACGTGGTGCTGATCAATCTCTCGCTCGGCGACCGTTGGCGTCCCTTCGCCCGCGTCATGAGCCCGCTCGGGCGGCTGCTCGACTTTCTGGCGCATCGCTACCGCGTCCTGTTCCTAGTCAGCGCCGGCAATGTACTCGACCGCCTCGTAATCCCGGACTACCGGACATCACGGGAATTCGAGGATGCGGACCCGGAAGAGCGCGAAAAGGCGATACTCGCGGCCCTGAACGCAAACAAAAGCCAGCGCACGCTCTATTCGCCGTCTGAATCTGTGAACGCCGTAACAATCGGCGCCGCACACAAGAGCGCCATAGCCAACGGCGGCCTGCCTGCGAACCTGATCGACCCGTTCACCGACGAGCGGCTGCCGAACATTGTCTCGGCAATGGGCCTGGGATACCGCAAGGGCGTTAAGCCGGACCTGCTCTTCGCGGGCGGACGCATGCCGGTGCGCGTCGTGGCAACGGGCGACAGCGTGACCATCGCCCCTGCGGATCGGCCAGCGCGTCTGTTTGGAGCACGGGCTGCAGCGCCCGACCGCGTCGGCGGAACGCGCCATGAAGACTTCACGTGCGGCACGAGTGTCGCGACCGCGCTGGCAACGCGCGCGGCTCACCGCATCTACAATGTGCTTATGAACGGCGCGGAAGGATCAAACCACGATGACCTGCCCCTGAACTACCGAGCCTTGGCTCTGAAAGCCCTGCTTGCCCACGGGGCAGAATGGGGACCGAAAGGCGCAATGCTCGACGACTTTTTCCAACCGCATGGCCAAGGATCGCATTTCGCGCGGCGCGATGACATAGCGCGGCTACTCGGCTTCGGAGTTCCCGATATTGAAAGGGTACTCGACTGCACGGAAAACCGCGCAACACTGCTTGGCATCGGAAGCGTCGCCGCTGATAGTGCGCTGCTCTACCGTATTCCCATTCCGGGCGGGCTCGACGGCCAGCGGGCTTTCCGTGCGCTGACTGCAACGCTTGCATGGTTTACTCCGATCAACGCCCGCCACCAAGGCTATCGCCGGGCCGCCCTCGATATCAGCCCCGGCACAGACGAGAAATACTGGATCACCGATCAGCGCGAGTCCTATCAACCGACTGACAAGGCCATTGTCCGCGGCACATTGCTTCACGAGCGCCGGACAGGTGAACGAGCAGCGGTTTTTGTCGACAATGGCGAACTGCTGCTACGCATTTCGTGTCGGGCAGTCGCCGGTGAGCTCAACGAAGAAATCCCCTACGCTTTGGCAATTAGCTTCGAAGTCGGCATCGAAGCCGGGATTCCGGTCTATGAAGACATTCGAGCGCGTATCGCTCCTCAGGTCGGTATCGGTGTGGGTGGATAG